From the genome of Triticum aestivum cultivar Chinese Spring chromosome 1A, IWGSC CS RefSeq v2.1, whole genome shotgun sequence:
GTGGGGGGAGACGCTTCTTTCTAATCGCCGGCCAAATCGAGCTAGCTAGGCGGCCGACGGAGGGATGATGGAGGCGGCCGCGGAAGCTTCGGCGTCGGCGCGGCGCCGGACGCTGGTGCTGGTGAACCTGACGTCCATGCTGGAGAAGGCGGACGAGGTGCTGctgccggcggtgtaccgggaggtGGGCGCCGCGCTGGCCGTCTCCCCCACGGCGCTCGGCTCCCTCACCCTCTGCCGCGCGCTCGTCCAGGCCCTCTCCTTCCCGCTCGCCGCCTACGCCTCCGCGCGCCACGACCGCGCCAGAGTCGTCGCCGTCGGCGCCTTCCTCtgggccgccgccaccttcctcgtcGCCATCTCCCGCACCTACCTCCAGGTTCTCTTTCAGTTTCACTTCTGCCCGCCAAATGGAGGGAGGTTATTATCCCCTCTGTTTTCCATGAAATGAAATTAAACTGCCATGACCGGCCAAGTCAGAGTAACTCTGCACATGCTTCTCTTGCGACGGCGCCGGCCGAAAATTTGCGCCGTTGGTGCCCGCAAGAATTGAACTGAATGGAACTAATTTAATCTGTGGTGCGCAGATGGCCATCTCGCGGGGGCTCAACGGCATCGGCCTCGCGCTGGTCATTCCGGCCATCAACTCGCTGGTCGCCGACTACACGGACGACCACACCAGGGGCGCCGCCTTCGGCTGGCTGCAGATGACCTGCAACCTCGGGTCCATCGTGGGGGGCTCCTTCGGCGTGCTCCTCGCGCCGGTCACCTTCCTCGGCGTCCCCGGCTGGCGGCTCGCGTTCCACATCGTGGGCATCATCAGCGTCGCGCTGGGCCTTCTCATGtggctcctcgccgccgacccgcaCTCCAAGTCCAAGAGCGCGGCGTCGGCGAGGGAGGAGGCCCGGGAGCTGCTCCGGGACGCCAGGGCCGTCGTCGCGGTGCCCACGTTCCAGGTCATCGTCGCGCAGGGGGTCGCCGGCCTCATCGCCTGGTCGGGGCTCAACTTCGCCACCATGTGGCTGGAGCTCATGGGGTTCTCGCACTGGGAGACCAGCATCATCACGGGGCTCTACCTGCTCGCCACCGCCCTCGGCGCGCTCTTCGGGGGCGTCGTCGGCGACGCCGTCTCGCGGCGGTTCCCCGACGCCGGCAGGATCGCGCTGGCGCAGATCAGCTCCGCGTCCGCGCTCCCGCTCGGCGCCGTCCTGCTGCTCGGCCTGCCCAACGACCCGTCCACCGGCGCGGCGCACGCGGCCGTGTTCTTCGTCATGGGCTTCGCCATTTCCTGGAACGCCTCGTCCACAAACAAGTCAGTCACAAACCCTTCTTTCTTCCCCAATCAATCCTGCAGCAACAAACATCATCTTACAACAACTACTGTAGTAATACATTGCATTGCTCAGTCTCCAAATCAATGTCTCTTATTTGCAGCCCGATCTTCGCGGAGATCGTGCCGGCCAAGGCGAGGACGACGGTGTACGCGCTGGACAAGTGCTTCGAGTCGGTGTTCGCCTCGTTCGCGCCGCCGGTGGTGGGCATTCTGGCGGAGCGCGTGTTCGGCTACAAGCCGGTGTCTTCCGAGTCGAGCGTGGACATGGACAGGGAGAACGCGGCTGCGTTGGCCAAGGCGATGTACGTGGAGCTGGCGGTGCCCATGGCCATCTGCTCTTTGACCTATGCCCTCCTGTACTGCACTTACCCCCGGGACAGAGACACCGTGAATCTCATGGCGTCagaggaagacgatggcggtgAATCAAGTGCGTTTCGTGCCCACCAAGACGAAGAATCCTCCCCTGTCGGTTCCTTGACCCAGAGGCTGATACCCACGACCACGACAGACTAGCAGTTTACAGGTTTTGCATTTTCAAATCGGTTTCGGGTTCGAAAAGGAACAACTCTGCATGACTGGAACTTTTATTTCATTTATATTTATTTATACTAGAGATAAAAGTAATTCAGTCACGTGATGCATCTGACCTTCTCAAAATTCATTCATCTGGCTTGTGACTTCTGTAATCCTTTCCAAAACGTTACACCATAAACATAAATCGGCTGGCAGATCGAACCGCTGCAGGGTTATGAATCTTATTGTGTTGCGCGAGCTTCGATGTTTAAGGCTTGATGTTGTTGGCCCAGCTCCAGGACATTCAAAACAGAAGAACATTTGCCTAGCTAGAGGGAGCTGGTTCAATGCGATGAGATTTGGGCGAATGTATGGTTCCTCACACGTCACACGATGCCTAGCTAGGTGTCTGACTCGGCAATGCGCCGCACGTTGGGCCAACGGATGACCCATGACAAGTCTCACATCCGCACAACTGTGTGAACGTTAGTGCAAGATTATATCTCAATAGATtttgtgttcctagagaaactaTGATACTTCATTATTTGTGTACCTTGGCTACTGACAGAATTATGAATGGTTCTTGGATAGCCATCTGACTGTCGCCTAGCACAAAAGTGATTGTATTTTTGTTTGCTATATATATTTTAATACACGACGCTCAAACATACGCACATACACTCAACACTATGAACGCATGCACATACACCCTACCCTTGTGAGCACCTCTAAGAGAGTGAGCcagcacatcatcttgagattaacAAAGTCGCCGTAAACGCTTtcatagtcgacgggaacgtctcctcctactAAACGCACATCACCGAAAggcctaaaataaatccagaaaatgcgagctccaatgtcaagtctaggacttgagtGGGCTCAGGATACCATTGTCCTCTTAGCCATCCAACCGCAGGTTGGTTTGCTTCATCCTATTCTAATGTTGTCTATGAGAAATCTTTTTGAAGAAGAAATAATTGGAAATATATTTGCACAATCTTGTAACTCATAAGAGTGTATCTTCAGAAAATTTGTAGGGACCAAATAAATCAATTTAAATAAATTCGTTTGCAAAGAGTACAAGAGAGTTACTTATTTGCAACCTATAAGGGCccgatttttttttttttgcaagcaACGATGTTAAAATTGGTTTCAGTATGAATAACCAATGCACAACACTAATTTTCTCAAGCTACCACATGAATTCTACTTGTCGTGGCTCTATCTGTTCCGTGTACTCCTGCACCTTAATGCACTAAAGCTAGTATAAACTTACCGGCAAAACCCCTTTATAGAACAATCTACAACATGATTGTTGGCGCCATTTGTTATGATTTTTGCATTCTAAATCAAGTGGTTGCCATAGCTCAAACCTTGTAAGCCTAAATTTAGTTCCCTTTCTTTTAGCCACGTCATGTGCTGAAACTAAATAGCATAACATTGTTGCATGTGTTGCACCATGTAGTTAATTAAGATGGAATTGATGCAGTGGTGCAAAAGTTAAGTTTATTAATGTGATTGAGGGACGTACCGGAAGGTGCAGTCAAATATGATGTGGTGGGAAATAAATAGTTTCAAGAAAAGAAATCAGCGGAGGAACACGATGGGGGGTGGGTGGAGGGGAATCGATTGATGAAGAGTTTTGCTAGCATGAAAATGAACCTTACATATGTTTTAAAATAAGTAGTatgtctatatctatatctatagcaATATAAAAAACAttattgaggaaatcgttaacaggtagctgctcggttggctggcgagtgatacgtctccaacgtccaacgtatctataatttttgattgctccatgctatattatcttctgttttagacattattgggctttattatccacttttatattatttttgggactaacctattaaccggaggcccaacctagaattcctgttttttttgcctattttagggtttcgaataaaaggaataccaaacggagtccaaacggaatgaaaccttcgggaacgtgatttttggaacgaacaagacccaggagacttgaaccctacgtcaagcaaccaagatggaggccacgaggtagggggcgcgcctacccccccccccccccaggcgcgccctccaccctcgtggggcccctattgctccaccgacgtacttctttcttctatatatacctacgtacccccaaacgatcagatactgagccaaaaccctaattccactgccgtaactttctgtatccacgagatctcatcttggggcctgttccggagctccgccatagggggcatcgatcacggaaggcttctacatcaacaccatagcctctccgatgaagtgtgagtaatttacctcagaccttcgggtccatagttattagctagatggcttcttctctctttttggatctcaatacaaaggcctccccctctcttgtggagatctattcgatgtaatcttcttttgtggtgtgtttgttgagaccgatgaattgtgggtttatgatcaagtttatctatgaacaatgtttgaatcttctctgaattcttttatgtatgattggttatctttgcaagtctcttcgaattatcagtttggtttggcctactagattgatctttcttgcaatgggagaagtgcttagctttgggttcaatcttgcggtgtcctttcccagtgacagtaggggcagcaaggcatgtattgtattgttgccatcgaggataacaagatggggttttcatcatattgcatgagtttatccctctacatcatgtcatcttgcttaaggcgttactctgttcttatgaacttaatactctagatgtatgctggatagcggtcgatgtgtggagtgatagtagtagatgtaggcaggagtcggtctacttgtcttggatgtgatgcctatatacatgatcatacctagatattctcataatatgCTCAATTTcgtcaatttctcaatagtaatttgttcacccactgtaaaatatttatgctcttgagagaagccactagtgaaacctgtggccccggggtctatcttcatcatattaaatcttccaatacttagttattttcattgcttttattttactttgcatttttatcataaaaataccaaagatattatcttatcttatctatcagatctcactctcgtaagtgactgtgtagggattgacaaccccttatcgcgttggttgcgaggatttattagttttgtgtaggtgcgagggactcgcgcatagcctcctactggattgatatcttggttctcaaaaactgagggaaatacttacgctactttgctgcaccaccctttcatcttcaagggaaaaccaacgcaagtgctcaagaggtagcagcgagtAGGGAAATCTTTTGTgagaaaacttccgatctattcatcttcaatcatggcagtacaacgaacaacTGAAATAATAAAAAACTACATCTAGACCGTAGATTTTTCAATGGCAAGCACTCAACATGTCTAGTGTGCAATTAATATGATACCAAATTAATAGTACTGCCAAATATCAACGTGTAATTAATGCAATTAATATAAACAAACATGTGTAGTACTACATCCGTCTGGTTCATTAGTCCCTTTATATTCTATGCCAAATTTTGACCTTAaaattaactaacaaaatgttgatgcatgtcataaaaaataatACAATTGGATACTATGTTCAAAATATGAATACGATATAatatttggtgacatgcattatattttattagttaaatctctaATCAAAATTTGGCACCAAAAACAAACATGACTTATAAATCAGGACGGAGGCGTACAATTAATATCATGCCTAATATCAATGTGTAAATAATTAATATTCTACCAAATATCATCATGCACATAAGCATTTACTAGGATACTCCTTTTGTTTCAAAATACAAGGTGTATTGATTTCCGTGTAAGTCAACCATTTGAATGTTTGACCAAAATTATAACAACATCTgcaatacctaatagataaaatgtgaaactacttttcatgatgGATTGAATGATATAAATTTCGTATTGTGATTAttgatattttttttataaaaactaggTCAAACATGTACTCGTTTTACtgttgaaaaaacaaatacaccttatataaaggaacggagagAGCTAAAGATTAATATACTAGTTTTTTTCTGGGGGTACTACTAGAGTACTAGTACTAACTAGTAATTGTGTATGTACAATCCACGTTAATATTAGACATGATATAAATTGTATtttacattattattattattattattattattattattattattattattttatcatAGTGTACATTAATATTAATACAAGATATAAATTGCATCATTAATATTAGGCAAGATATAAATTGTGTTAttaatgatactccctccgtttcagtttacaagtcctgcacGCATACCTAGTTTGTGAATTTTATCactctaatataaactatataacacacaaattataccgtttgaaaatagaacatctgaagtttatattggtatattttttgtaatatatgactttgtattaggttggtcaaattgacgacctaggggtatgCGCACGCTCTATAAACTAAGAGAGAGGGAGTACCTAAGATATACGTTGTATTTCAAAATTAGGTAGGATATAATTACTTGGTTAATGCTGCTGATATTAGACATGGTAGTAATTAATGAAAGATGCTACTAAACACATTTAGCGCTAAACATCATAGTGATGCATACTATTGGATAGAAAGAGTGAGATTTTTTAAATATCTGCAACTCgtcttttatattggtatagatataaaTATAGATATATATTGGAGGCATCAACCCAACCCAAAATACAAAGTCGAGGAGCCTGTGGCGACAAAACACTCCCGATGAAATCGTGAGAGCGATGCGTCAGGCGCATAAAAAGTACATGTGGGCCTAATGACAGCAACGATCCACTCGAACCCGCACCAGATCCCCCGACCCTGTGTACAACCAGCAGCTCTCGCGGCCCACCTCGGAGCCCACCACTGCCAGTTGTCAGTACTCACAGATCACGCATTCAAAAGGTCGTGAATCATCAACATTATTTATACATCTCATGAAACTAGGGAGTAAATATGGACGCTTCACCGTACGCCTTATTGGACCGTGAGACACACAAGGGTTCTGGCGTGTGGGTTCATCATGGGGTTAGTACCATTGACAGACCGATGGGTCATGGCCCACCCAGAATTTGTCACAATTTGGCTATTTTGGCCAACAAGCCCACAACCCTAACAACCTAATAGCCCAACGCACCGTCTATTTCCTCTCGGTATGTAAGGGAGCGTGACCTAAATCGGCCGGCCGCCGCTTAACCAGACACTCCCCTCACCCCGCTGCCACCCCCTCCTCTCGTTGCCGCCACCCCGTCCGCTCAAGGCCCCGATCAGTGCACGCCATCACGGCGTcactcccctccgccgccgccgctccccctcctccgccgccacttTGTTGTGAAACTTGATTGAATTACTTATGCTATTCTTTTGCAAAATATCGTACCATATATACTACTATGACATTTCGATTATATAGATTTTCTTTTTTGAGTGTGCACACCCTTCATGCCATGGTGGGATGGGAGTCGCAAACCCAACGTCGCGTGCGTGCGAGCCCGGCCGTGGCGAGAGAGAAACCGCGCGAGCGACGACGCGCGCCGCACCGGAACCGATCGGATCGCACTCGGCGGCCGAGTTCTGGTGGGATGGAGGCGGAGAGACCGGGAATCCAGGGGCAAAGCTACTCTTTTCCTTT
Proteins encoded in this window:
- the LOC123066588 gene encoding hexuronate transporter, with the protein product MMEAAAEASASARRRTLVLVNLTSMLEKADEVLLPAVYREVGAALAVSPTALGSLTLCRALVQALSFPLAAYASARHDRARVVAVGAFLWAAATFLVAISRTYLQMAISRGLNGIGLALVIPAINSLVADYTDDHTRGAAFGWLQMTCNLGSIVGGSFGVLLAPVTFLGVPGWRLAFHIVGIISVALGLLMWLLAADPHSKSKSAASAREEARELLRDARAVVAVPTFQVIVAQGVAGLIAWSGLNFATMWLELMGFSHWETSIITGLYLLATALGALFGGVVGDAVSRRFPDAGRIALAQISSASALPLGAVLLLGLPNDPSTGAAHAAVFFVMGFAISWNASSTNNPIFAEIVPAKARTTVYALDKCFESVFASFAPPVVGILAERVFGYKPVSSESSVDMDRENAAALAKAMYVELAVPMAICSLTYALLYCTYPRDRDTVNLMASEEDDGGESSAFRAHQDEESSPVGSLTQRLIPTTTTD